A window of the Coprobacter fastidiosus genome harbors these coding sequences:
- a CDS encoding SusC/RagA family TonB-linked outer membrane protein translates to MENNRECEDRMTVRRPFRMSFFALIFALILSSFQTLSAQNRKLEGTVFDEQGEPVIGATIRDLSSKRTTTTNIDGKFTLQIPENATINVTYIGCVPQNITVNSKTTFLKITLKPKVQELEETVVTALGIRRDAKSLTYGRQTVKMDDEMTQTRDANLLNMLQGKVSGVQIISGGGPGSSTRVVIRGNNSITGNNQPLYVIDGIPIMNDMGENGELDYGNAAANINPDDIESIEILKGANASALYGSDGANGVILITTKKAQARAGWGVSFSSNVQLSRLYQYPAYQNIYGSGMNAEINQNALNMTGKNGLNTTYNPNLPWGIFNLTSQDASDRSYGLPMLGFPIIGRGGELRSYSPNKNNISDLYKTGIAWTNSLSFDKVTDKASIRFSYTVLTANDVVKDWNERTRHSFNLRTQSKLTDRLTADVNASYTYDAMDNRGYRNSSSRNPLFILGNLPRDTSVEELIPWKDGEGKPYNLNGGFTNPYWLLYELPNHDTKHWFMGNITLNYRILNYLNFRLRIATDLQTARGWEYTNMYSQFDTDGQFKEFSQMAQNNNIEAMLNFNKRFKKDWNLTASLGYSWQNRRNERTNLTVGTTSQPDMPSLANNGAILTGNDSYDGKEKVSVFAMANVGYKDMVYLDGTVRNDWSSTLSPGNNSYFYWSTGLSFILTQAFEIPKEILTFGKLRGSVATVGNDAPFDSLYDGLNLANTYLGMPYYMTDNTRKNPNLKPEQTTSYEVGADFRFWNNRISVDFTYYWKSTTDQIMRASVSSASGYRERFVNAGEIQNRGAELTASITPVKTKNFEWTTIFNWSKNNSKIVSLTPGVDRYQVRAAGADGCISYVEVGKPYGQMYGTDWQRDAAGNVIADSSGKPLEQKDVYIGHVEPDFLGGWKNQFRYKGFDFSFLFDFKKGGLFYSETAYKGNNMGNSIKSLEGRDEYFFSKWVLDESDQERAGYLRPTDVPFPADNLANRVPYMDGARPKGVYFPGRVFEASIEGIGGHPVVNDWVKPDVMFCHISGRNAKMNTYDATYVKLREVALGYTFPKKLLRKTPFQSLRLSAVGRNLAILFQNTPQGIDPEATSTTGNGQGFEQGYPLPTATYGFDLKVTF, encoded by the coding sequence ATGGAAAACAATAGAGAATGTGAAGATCGGATGACGGTTAGACGTCCGTTCCGAATGAGTTTTTTTGCTCTGATCTTTGCTCTGATTCTTTCCTCTTTTCAGACATTGTCTGCACAAAACCGTAAATTAGAAGGTACGGTATTTGATGAGCAAGGGGAACCTGTGATTGGTGCGACGATACGGGATTTGTCATCGAAACGGACAACAACAACTAACATCGATGGAAAGTTTACGTTACAGATTCCTGAGAATGCCACGATTAATGTGACATATATCGGATGTGTACCGCAGAACATTACAGTCAATTCTAAAACGACTTTCTTGAAAATCACGTTAAAACCGAAAGTTCAAGAGTTGGAAGAAACAGTTGTAACGGCTTTGGGTATTCGTCGTGATGCTAAATCTTTGACTTACGGACGTCAGACCGTAAAGATGGATGATGAAATGACCCAGACCCGTGATGCGAACTTGTTGAATATGTTGCAAGGTAAGGTTTCGGGGGTTCAGATTATATCTGGTGGAGGTCCTGGAAGTTCGACACGTGTAGTTATACGCGGTAATAACTCTATTACGGGTAATAACCAGCCGCTTTATGTGATCGACGGTATTCCTATTATGAATGATATGGGAGAAAATGGTGAACTCGATTATGGTAATGCTGCTGCCAACATCAATCCGGACGATATAGAGAGTATAGAAATTCTGAAAGGTGCAAATGCATCGGCTTTGTACGGGTCAGACGGTGCGAACGGTGTTATTTTGATTACGACGAAAAAGGCTCAGGCTCGTGCAGGCTGGGGTGTCTCATTCTCTTCTAACGTGCAGTTGAGTCGTCTGTACCAATATCCGGCATATCAGAATATTTATGGTTCCGGTATGAATGCCGAAATTAATCAGAATGCATTGAATATGACAGGTAAGAACGGATTAAATACTACCTATAATCCTAATTTGCCTTGGGGAATATTTAACTTGACATCTCAAGATGCCAGTGATCGTAGCTACGGTCTTCCTATGTTGGGTTTCCCGATTATCGGGCGTGGAGGAGAACTTCGTTCTTATTCTCCGAATAAAAATAATATTTCGGATCTTTATAAAACCGGTATTGCCTGGACAAACTCTTTGTCTTTTGATAAGGTAACGGATAAAGCTTCGATACGTTTTTCTTATACCGTATTAACAGCTAATGATGTAGTAAAAGATTGGAATGAGCGTACTCGTCATTCGTTCAATTTGCGTACACAATCTAAGTTGACCGATCGTTTGACAGCCGATGTCAACGCAAGTTATACATACGATGCCATGGATAACCGTGGATACCGTAACTCTTCGAGCCGTAATCCGTTGTTTATATTGGGAAATTTGCCTCGAGATACTTCTGTTGAAGAATTGATTCCTTGGAAAGATGGAGAAGGAAAACCATATAACTTGAATGGTGGGTTTACTAACCCGTACTGGTTGTTATATGAATTGCCGAACCATGATACGAAACATTGGTTTATGGGGAATATCACATTGAATTACCGTATTTTGAATTATTTGAATTTCCGTTTGCGTATTGCTACCGATTTGCAAACTGCCAGAGGATGGGAATATACCAATATGTATAGCCAGTTCGATACGGACGGTCAGTTCAAAGAGTTCTCTCAAATGGCTCAGAATAACAATATCGAGGCGATGTTGAACTTTAATAAACGTTTTAAGAAAGACTGGAATCTGACAGCATCCTTGGGTTATTCATGGCAGAATCGGAGAAATGAGCGTACAAATTTGACTGTAGGAACGACTTCTCAACCGGATATGCCGAGTTTGGCAAATAATGGAGCTATTTTGACTGGAAACGACAGTTATGATGGTAAAGAGAAAGTTTCTGTATTTGCGATGGCCAATGTCGGATATAAAGATATGGTCTATTTAGACGGGACAGTACGAAATGACTGGTCTTCTACTTTGTCTCCCGGAAATAATTCTTATTTCTATTGGTCAACGGGGTTGAGTTTTATATTGACTCAGGCATTTGAGATTCCTAAAGAGATATTGACATTCGGAAAATTGCGCGGATCTGTCGCTACAGTTGGTAATGATGCCCCGTTCGATTCATTATATGATGGTTTGAATCTTGCAAACACCTATTTGGGAATGCCTTATTATATGACTGATAATACTCGTAAAAATCCTAATTTGAAACCCGAACAGACAACGTCTTATGAGGTAGGTGCCGATTTCCGTTTTTGGAACAATAGGATCTCTGTCGATTTTACTTATTATTGGAAAAGTACGACAGATCAAATCATGCGGGCGAGCGTATCTTCAGCATCAGGTTATAGAGAACGTTTCGTAAATGCCGGAGAGATTCAAAACCGTGGTGCTGAGTTGACAGCTTCTATTACTCCGGTAAAAACGAAAAATTTTGAGTGGACAACAATTTTCAACTGGTCTAAGAATAATTCTAAAATAGTTTCTCTGACTCCTGGAGTAGACCGTTATCAGGTGCGTGCTGCCGGAGCGGATGGTTGTATCAGTTATGTTGAAGTGGGTAAACCCTATGGTCAGATGTATGGAACTGACTGGCAACGAGATGCTGCAGGTAATGTTATTGCTGATTCATCCGGTAAGCCTCTTGAACAAAAAGATGTATATATCGGTCATGTAGAACCGGATTTTTTGGGTGGTTGGAAAAACCAATTCAGATATAAAGGCTTTGATTTCTCATTCTTGTTTGACTTTAAAAAAGGCGGATTATTTTATTCTGAAACGGCTTATAAAGGGAACAATATGGGTAACAGTATAAAATCTTTGGAAGGCCGTGATGAATATTTCTTCTCTAAATGGGTATTGGATGAGAGCGACCAGGAACGTGCCGGTTATTTGAGACCGACCGATGTGCCTTTCCCGGCCGATAATTTGGCTAATCGTGTGCCGTATATGGATGGTGCTCGTCCTAAGGGGGTATATTTCCCGGGACGTGTATTTGAAGCAAGTATTGAAGGAATAGGCGGACATCCGGTTGTAAATGATTGGGTGAAGCCGGACGTAATGTTCTGTCACATATCCGGACGTAATGCCAAGATGAACACTTATGATGCGACTTATGTGAAATTGCGTGAAGTTGCATTGGGATATACTTTCCCGAAAAAGCTTTTGCGGAAAACTCCTTTCCAGAGTTTGCGTTTGTCGGCTGTTGGACGTAACCTGGCTATTCTGTTCCAGAATACTCCACAAGGAATCGATCCTGAAGCGACTTCTACGACTGGGAACGGTCAAGGTTTTGAGCAAGGTTATCCGTTGCCTACCGCAACTTATGGTTTTGACTTGAAAGTAACTTTCTAA
- a CDS encoding SusD/RagB family nutrient-binding outer membrane lipoprotein — protein sequence MKKIMYLLAGLLLFTGITSCEDRFEEANTNHNKIYTVRLQDVFPGTIYKSIDCMAEMNYNYFMWFSRYSFLTFRGPSDKDNTSGSFNKMYIDVLKNLQIGIDREKDIPEAVNRVQIAQIWKAYLYYFMASSFGPMPMQDALNADLNEYRYDSEESIYTAVLNMLDDAIGKIDLNKDGFDKDPVYAVSGGKSDMSRWLKFANTLRLEVAMNTQSAIPERSLQAIQASMGREDLLMSTVEDNMCPRWGTQKDIDVSWYYTRFLKELDTKPNNIDSYPNVNLYFFIWLRSFNDPRLEAYCQKTFDFEDRFEVRDTLFRKSVIEGHELMMDSMIVTYKVPYCPREEYSPVTTGAWEVGTYDGVNKIPSPFSSANVSRDTYSKVAYDLVKMDAFHPILTAADANFLAAEAQIKYGLGAKSAEDYYKAGIIASFDQWGVSGASDYYEQDGVKWNTNGEGMYDYQGIYKVEVNGEGGDENHLEQIWKQRYLADFFNGHAAWTLERRTRVMNYPPYFYASVNNLPEGSKTTYDYIPERLVYPTEELTKNKVQYYKAIDLLQANSPQSSPIFHWGDNFFTLLQFAKPFDVATGDAKWKTGTVVYSAKFAQKWYGKDWDHFLEGVKKEFPAIKDTTEFGKYIDMKVIKQVEFTPYW from the coding sequence ATGAAAAAGATAATGTATTTATTAGCCGGACTCTTGCTTTTTACTGGAATTACTTCTTGTGAAGACCGTTTTGAGGAAGCTAATACAAATCATAATAAAATATACACTGTTCGCTTGCAGGATGTATTTCCTGGTACAATTTATAAAAGTATTGATTGTATGGCAGAGATGAATTATAACTACTTTATGTGGTTTTCTCGCTATTCGTTCCTTACTTTCAGAGGTCCAAGCGATAAAGATAATACGAGCGGATCATTCAATAAGATGTATATTGATGTTTTAAAGAATCTGCAGATCGGTATTGATAGAGAAAAAGATATACCTGAAGCTGTAAATAGAGTGCAGATCGCCCAAATTTGGAAAGCATACCTATATTACTTTATGGCGTCCTCTTTCGGTCCTATGCCTATGCAGGATGCTTTAAATGCCGATTTGAATGAATACAGGTATGACTCAGAAGAGTCGATTTATACGGCAGTATTGAATATGCTCGATGATGCAATCGGCAAGATCGATTTGAATAAAGACGGTTTTGATAAAGATCCTGTGTATGCTGTTTCTGGAGGAAAGAGCGATATGTCTCGTTGGTTGAAGTTTGCCAATACATTGCGCCTTGAAGTGGCAATGAATACGCAAAGTGCGATTCCAGAACGTTCGCTTCAGGCTATTCAGGCAAGTATGGGCAGGGAAGATTTATTGATGTCTACTGTAGAAGATAATATGTGTCCGAGATGGGGAACTCAGAAAGATATCGATGTATCTTGGTATTATACTCGTTTTTTGAAAGAACTTGATACAAAACCGAATAATATCGATTCCTATCCGAATGTTAATCTCTACTTCTTTATCTGGCTGAGATCTTTCAATGATCCGCGTTTGGAAGCGTATTGTCAGAAAACGTTTGATTTTGAAGATCGTTTTGAGGTGCGGGATACATTGTTCCGTAAAAGTGTAATTGAGGGGCATGAATTGATGATGGACTCTATGATTGTTACATATAAAGTTCCGTATTGTCCTCGTGAAGAGTATTCTCCGGTTACGACAGGTGCTTGGGAAGTAGGTACTTATGACGGTGTCAATAAAATCCCAAGTCCGTTCTCAAGTGCCAATGTTAGTAGAGATACTTATTCGAAAGTCGCTTATGATCTTGTTAAGATGGATGCATTTCATCCGATTCTGACAGCTGCAGATGCTAACTTTCTGGCTGCTGAAGCCCAAATTAAATATGGATTGGGAGCAAAATCTGCTGAAGATTATTATAAAGCCGGTATTATTGCTTCATTCGACCAATGGGGGGTATCGGGCGCTTCCGATTATTATGAGCAAGATGGTGTGAAATGGAATACGAATGGAGAAGGTATGTATGATTATCAGGGTATTTACAAAGTTGAAGTTAATGGAGAAGGCGGTGATGAAAACCACTTGGAGCAAATATGGAAGCAACGTTATTTAGCTGATTTCTTTAATGGCCATGCTGCGTGGACTTTGGAACGTCGTACAAGGGTAATGAATTATCCTCCTTATTTTTATGCATCTGTTAATAATTTGCCGGAAGGTTCGAAAACGACTTATGATTATATTCCGGAACGGTTGGTTTATCCGACGGAAGAACTTACTAAAAATAAGGTGCAATATTATAAAGCTATCGATTTGTTACAAGCCAATTCTCCGCAATCATCGCCTATTTTTCATTGGGGTGATAACTTCTTTACTTTGTTGCAATTCGCTAAACCGTTTGATGTAGCAACCGGAGATGCCAAATGGAAAACCGGTACAGTAGTGTACAGTGCGAAATTTGCGCAAAAATGGTATGGTAAAGATTGGGATCATTTCTTGGAAGGCGTAAAGAAAGAGTTCCCGGCAATCAAGGATACTACGGAATTTGGCAAGTATATCGATATGAAGGTGATTAAACAAGTTGAGTTTACGCCCTATTGGTAA